The Acetobacter oryzifermentans genomic interval AATTTTCACAACTCAGCATAAATGCCGCTTCCTCTGCGATAGCTGCAATTCGTCCGCTCAACGGATGGGTTGGTAAAATGGCTGGCTCTGTTAACCGCGTAATTCTAGTCGGCAATCTGGGCAAAGACCCAGATGTTCGTACCAGCCAGAGCGGTGCAAAGATTGTTTCCTTCTCTCTGGCCACTAGCGACACATGGAACGACCGCGCATCTGGTGAACGGCGTGAACGCACAGAATGGCATCGCGTAGTCATTTTTAATGAACGTCTGGCAGATGTGGCTGAACGTTTCCTGCGCAAAGGCCGCAAGGTTTATCTGGAAGGCTCCCTGCAAACCAGAAAATGGACAGGGCAGGACGGCAAGGAAAACTACACCACAGAAATCGTGCTTGCTGCTTATCGGGGTGAACTGGTGCTTCTGGATAGCCGCGACAGTGGCGATGCTCCACACCAGCAGCAGGGTCGAAGCCAGAGCAACCAGCAGTCCGGCAGTTGGGATAGCCAGAAAAGCAATCCCCAACTGGACGATGACATCCCGTTCTGAGTTCACCCAATGCAAGACGCATCAATCCCCAAGCTGGCGGCTACATCCTGTAGCAACAGCACGCGCTGCCCAACGGTAGCGTGGGGGTTGAGCTGCGCCCAGATTATCGCGCTGCGTACAATAGAGTTCCAGATGAATGATATTCCATATGGTGGCTCTGGATACGTGTCGCATTTGCGGGCCGGGGTATATTCCCAATACCCCGCCTGCCATTCCTTGAACTCCTTCTTCATCGTTTCTCCGATCTCCCGTTCTCACAAAACGGAGAATGGAGGAAAACGATGTGGAATGATCGGGCAATTCACGCCCTTAAACAGTCAAAAAATGACCGAAAGTTTCCGCAAATGATGGGCGCTGTGCATACGCCTGTCCGTGACAGGCTCTTGAATATGATCAAACGCGAGTTTGAGCCTTTCCGATTTGCGGCAGAAATGCTGGCTCGTTCTGCGATGAAAACGCCACGGGCCGCACGTAACTGGCTATCAGGAACCAATGCGCCCGATGCTGAGGCGCTTATTGAGTTGATGGCCTCCTGTGACTCTATCGCTGACGAAGTAAACGCCCTCGTTCAGCAGCGCCGAAAAGAGCGCGAAGGAGAGAAATGCCGTGGATTAAACTTAGGTTCTGCCGTTTCGCATGGTTCCGAACGCACAACGGGCCACCTCCATTCATCCATGTAACGTGGGTGCATGTGTCGTGGTTTGATTGGGATACATGGGCAGACAAAATGGAGCGTGCATTAAAGGCAGCTAGGGAGGAGTTGAAGAAATGACCCCGTTCCCTGTCGAGGAAATCCGCAACCGTTTGGCTGATGCTGTTGAATTGGCAGGCAGTCAAACTGCGTGGGCACGTAAGGCTGGTGTCTCACGCTCGATAGTTTCGGAAGTCCTGTCGCAAAAACGCGACATACCAGAAAGCATTATCAACGCGCTTGGCTATATAGTGCGCCCTATGTGCGTGCCAGCGCGAAAAGGAATGAACCGATGAGCGAATTTCCCAGCACACACAACGAGTTTTCTAGCAGCAATGACCCAGCAGTTGGCGGCATTGCAGCCGACCGCCTGCGCTCCATTATTGAGCGCGTTGAGCGCTTGGAAGAAGAGCGCAAGGGTTTGGCTGGAGATATCAAGGATATCTTTACAGAAGCAAAGTCTGCCGGATTCGATGTGAAAGTGATCCGCCAGATCATCCGCCTGCGCAAGCAGGAACCGGCTGAGGTCGAAGAGCAGGAAACACTGCTGGATATCTACCGCCGCGCATTAGGGATGTAGCATGATGAAAACCATAGCAGCAATAGACCCCGGTGCTGGTGGCGCTATCGCATTCCTCAACTGGCGGCATCAGATCATTGAGGTTCTGGACATGCCGATTGATTACGTGAAAGTGGGGCGCACTACTCGCCGTGTGATTAATCCGGCTATTCTTGCCAATCATCTGCGTGTCCACAAACCCGATCACCTCTTTGTTGAGAACGTAGGCGCACGGCCCGGTGAAGGGCCAGTTGGCGCTTTTGCCTTTGGTCGCGGACTAGGTGTGATTGAGGGTGTGTGTTCAGACCTATGCATTCCTACCACGAAAATTAGACCGCAGGACTGGAAAAAGGGAATGGGCTGCCCCGCTGACAAAGGTGCTGCACGCCAGCGGGCATGTGAGCTTTTCCCAGCAGATGCAGGCCTATTCTCGCGTGTGAAGGATGATGGTCGAGCAGAGGCCGTGATGCTCGCTCTGTTCGGCATACGGGCTCTTGAGAATACTGGTGTGCCGGCATGAGGAATTCAGGATACGAGCGCCATGCTGATGATTGGTATGTGGAGCCCGCGTGGTGCGTTCATGCTCTTCTTATGGTGGAGCGCCCGTTTGTGGGGACTGTGTTAGATCCGTGCTGCGGTGGCGGCAACATAGTGCAGGCCCTATGCAGTAATGAAATTGAGGCTACGGGTGCAGATATACGAGACCGCGCAGACGGCACGTATCCTGTTATGGGGTATGCGCAATCACTGCTAGATGTTCGGCCAGCTAGTGTTGTCAGTAATCCTCCATATGGCGTGGCAGAAGATTTTATTATGTCCTGCCTCGCATTAACGAAAGATCGCGTATGCGTGTTGCTGCGCCTTGCGTTTTTAGAGGGTGTGAAACGTAGGGAATGGTTCCCGCATGTGCCATTGGCACGTGTGTGGGTGTCCAGCAAACGCATTTCCATGCCACCGGGCGGAACAGACATCCCTGCAAAGGGTGGCGCTATTGCTTACGCATGGTTTGTTTTTGAGCATGGACACACAGGACAACCAAAACTGGGCTGGCTCCCTGATGTGAGAGGCGTGGAAGCATGAAAACCATTGCCCAAACAAGCAATTTTCCACCTGTGACCCCGTACCCAACGGGGCGCAAACCTGTTAACGTGACGAAGGCCGCTGGTTCGGGGGAACCGGGCGGCCTTCTGACCAATTCTTGAAAGCACCAAGTAATGGCTATATCCGCTTGTACCAAAGAAAAACAAAAAATGCCAGATGCTATAAATGGCGAGCGCCCAATATGGGTTGATGGTAAAAAATTTTATGCAGCCCTAAAAGAGTGTTCGATTGAAACCGCTGGATGCGTCCCCGGTCTCTTGGGTTATGGGAATAACGGGCCGTTTGAGTGGGATGCTTACAGCATCGCAATATTTTTAAACGGCGGTAAAGATGGCCCTGTAACGGCAGAGAAAATGGAAAGCCTGCGTCCAGAGCTGGAGCGATTTTTTGCGCCAGTTCGGGGCGGAAAATGGCTTGCGCCTAGCGCCGAATTTTTCTGCATAAATGATCCATATAGCGAGGTGAACTGATGGCCCGTATTCGTAGTGTTCACCCCGGCCTTTACACGGATGAAGCGTTTATGACGCTCTCTATGGCTGCACGGGTTTTAATTGTTGGGCTGTGGGCTCATGCTGATGATGGCGGCGGATTTGAGTGGAAGCCACTTGTCCTGAAAGCGCGTATTTTCCCGGCTGACAACATAGACCTAGATCCCATACTGACCGAGCTTGAGGAGAATGACGTCATAAAAAAGTATGACGTGTCTAGTAAGAGTTATGGAGCGATACGCAACTTCGGTAAGTGGCAACGCCCTCAAAAGCCAAAGCGGTTTGTGCCCATGCCTAAACCAGTACGAGAATACTGCCAGTCAGAAGCCGTCTGCCCGGATAAAGAAAATGATAGCGGTAATAACCAAGTACAAGACGAGTATAATACCGGTACGCAACCAGTCAGCGACCAGTCATCAAATTCTTCCGCAGAAGGTAGGAAGGTAGGAAGGTATGAAGGTAATAACTCTCTTACGCTTCGCTCCAGAGAGTCTGACGCGCCTTCGATGCCCAAAGCCGAACAATCGAGCCAGCGAGGTTCTCGCCTACCGCCGGACTGGCGACCCACGGACGAAATGCGATCGTTCGCCCTGAGCCTGCTGCTGAACCCCACGGACGTTGGCGAGCAGTTTCGGGATTACTGGATTGCCCAACCCGGCGCCAAGGGTCGGAAATCGGATTGGGAGGCAACGTGGCGGAATTGGTGCAGGCGTGAGGCTGAGAGGGTGCCGAAGCGGACGGCTGCCCACGCTCAACAGCCATCGCGGCACGACCGCGTTCGAGACGCATGGGCCAATGTGCCCGACATCCCGGGAGTTTGACCGATGACCGCAATTTCGACACTCACACCCACAGCCGTTTGCCAGCCTAGCCCCGACCTGAGCGTGTTGCTCGATGCCGTCCGCAACAGCGTGCCTCTGCTGGCCCGCGACCTGACGCCACAGCGCATTTCCGAGGCGCGGCGCATCGCGGCTGTTGCGCTCCAGCCTGCTGACCCGGTGCTGATTGCCGCATGGCTGAAAAAACTTGCTGTGCTGGTTGTCAACGGGCCAGATGAGGCGCGGGCTCGCCAGCAGGCTGAGGCGATGGTTGAGGTTTGCGGCGATCTGCCAGCAGCCGTGTGGTGTCCCGAAGCGCGTAGGGCATGGGCTCGCTCTGGTGAGCGTGGAAAATTCTGGCCTGCACCGGCGGAGCTTTACGCTCACCTGCTGCCGTTCGCTGAAAAAATCCGCTGGCAACACCACGCAGCCCGCAAATTGGTAACTCTGGCCGAGGCTGCCAAGGGAGCGCCTAAGCGCCGCACGCCAGAGGAACGCGCCGCCGTTGAGCGTGCCGTCAACGCGTGGAGGGGACGCCAGCCGGTGCAGCCCAAGGATGCCGTGCGGCGGATGCAGCCAGATCAGCCGAGCCTGCGCCAACGCATCGCTGAGTGTCGCCGCCAGCTCGAAACGGCGGATGAGACGGCCCGTGCTTGGTTGGAGCCGTTCATCGCAAACCTAGAGGCACAGCATGCAGCGATATGCAGGAAAGAACCACGAGGCTTCGCGTACAGCACGGTTTCATCTTAATTACGATAAATGACCGCATTGAGTGCTTGAATGCGCTCTGCGGGCAATGTGGAGGATTTTAGGGGTATGTGTGGAATGGCTGAAAATGACGATAACGACCTAATCGGCTGGGACGAATGGCCTACAAACCGGCGTGAAACTACGCAGGAAACGCGCAACGATCTGCCGCCCATTCATGAGCCAGAGCCGGGGTTGCTAGACGAGGAGATTTTGCCCCTGCGGGATGATTGGATGAGGGGGCCGGTTTGTGTAAACTGATGGGGGAGAGCAGGACAGGGTAATCATTATGCCGTACAAAGACCGCGCCAAAAATCTTGCTTACCTATCGGCGTATCGAGCAAAAAACAGGCCAAGCCCTGAGACGCAGGCGCAAGATGGCCTCCCACCTATCGGCGGGATGGAATACAGCGCCGATGGAGAGTTGGTGAGATGCCATGCGTGTGGTCGGTGGTTTAAATCTCTCAACAACCACCTCAAAACACACAACCTCGATCAAGCAACCTACAAAGCGGCCTATGGGCTCAAGAGGACGGCCTCGTTGCTACCGCCAGTTACCGCCGAGAGATATCGAGAGCAAGCGATCGCACGAGGCCAAGGCAAAAAATGGGGGAGGGCGTTGCCTAGCCCCTCTGGCCGACCGGTTGGCCTCACAGCCAGATTGCAGGCTAGAGTTGAGGCAAGCAAAGCCCGCAAAGGCAAAAACATGCGAGCAGGAGGGAAAGTAACTGATGCCTGATGCTACCCTATTACCCCATCAGTAATGACACTGGCGTACATCGTCCGTACCGTTTGAGGACGCGGCTGAGATCAATCGGGGTCATAATTGCGTCTTGTTGTTTTGATCAAAAATAATTCCCAAAATGCTGGGTGCATCCGTCTGAGACCAGCCTCCCATTGGTACCAGACACGTTTTGTGCTGTGCACCACCGCAGCCGCCTGCTCTTGCGTCATGCCGACGGCTGATCGGGCCTGTTCAATTTCTGTGGGTTCAGGATTGCGAGAGGGGCTTTCGCCGCTCCCGCGATTGGGGTGATTAACCATTACCAGCCAATCTGCTTGTTGCCGTTAGCGTCAATCATGTCCTCAATATTGCCAACGAGATAGCGAGCATTGTCATAAACGGCTGTTTTGTCCTGATCTTTCTTGGCGGTCACTTCTCCGCTCTTGCTGATCTGGACTGTACTGGCGTCATATTCTGCGCTGTCTGCGATGATGGAAACGATGGAATCGCGAATTTCTTTGGTTACTGTGATCATTGTCTTTTCCTAGCCCGCTGTGTTCGACCGAGGCGCGTCGCTCAGCTCCGTGCTGATGACCCTTTATGACACTCATTGAGTGACTTATCAACAGGAAAAATACACGCAGCCACATTTTTTTGAGTGCCCGTGTAAAAACCCCAAGAACACACATGAAATCTCAGAAAACCCTGTACTTTTTGAGCGGTTTGTGATTCCATCGGGGTATGCAGGAAATCCACCATACATGGGCTGATGTGGCTTATAATTCCTCGACCGGTATCGGATGTGTCTTGATGGTTTTAGCGTTTTTTGTAGGCATGCCTATAGGGGTCGCAATTGCGGTTAGGATCATGGGAAAATGAACCGGCCTGAACTTGACCGCACGCCACCTCGTATCGTGATAGGCCTGTGGCTGGCGCTGGCTGTTTTTGAAATTGTTGCAGGAATTGGTGGGTGATGGATGTCATGAAAGTTGCAACGCAAA includes:
- a CDS encoding TRM11 family methyltransferase; translated protein: MRNSGYERHADDWYVEPAWCVHALLMVERPFVGTVLDPCCGGGNIVQALCSNEIEATGADIRDRADGTYPVMGYAQSLLDVRPASVVSNPPYGVAEDFIMSCLALTKDRVCVLLRLAFLEGVKRREWFPHVPLARVWVSSKRISMPPGGTDIPAKGGAIAYAWFVFEHGHTGQPKLGWLPDVRGVEA
- a CDS encoding DUF2312 domain-containing protein → MSEFPSTHNEFSSSNDPAVGGIAADRLRSIIERVERLEEERKGLAGDIKDIFTEAKSAGFDVKVIRQIIRLRKQEPAEVEEQETLLDIYRRALGM
- a CDS encoding helix-turn-helix domain-containing protein yields the protein MVNHPNRGSGESPSRNPEPTEIEQARSAVGMTQEQAAAVVHSTKRVWYQWEAGLRRMHPAFWELFLIKTTRRNYDPD
- the ssb gene encoding single-stranded DNA-binding protein, with protein sequence MAGSVNRVILVGNLGKDPDVRTSQSGAKIVSFSLATSDTWNDRASGERRERTEWHRVVIFNERLADVAERFLRKGRKVYLEGSLQTRKWTGQDGKENYTTEIVLAAYRGELVLLDSRDSGDAPHQQQGRSQSNQQSGSWDSQKSNPQLDDDIPF
- a CDS encoding MucR family transcriptional regulator — its product is MEYSADGELVRCHACGRWFKSLNNHLKTHNLDQATYKAAYGLKRTASLLPPVTAERYREQAIARGQGKKWGRALPSPSGRPVGLTARLQARVEASKARKGKNMRAGGKVTDA
- a CDS encoding RuvC family protein, whose translation is MMKTIAAIDPGAGGAIAFLNWRHQIIEVLDMPIDYVKVGRTTRRVINPAILANHLRVHKPDHLFVENVGARPGEGPVGAFAFGRGLGVIEGVCSDLCIPTTKIRPQDWKKGMGCPADKGAARQRACELFPADAGLFSRVKDDGRAEAVMLALFGIRALENTGVPA